The Symphalangus syndactylus isolate Jambi chromosome 23, NHGRI_mSymSyn1-v2.1_pri, whole genome shotgun sequence genome has a window encoding:
- the LOC129473233 gene encoding large ribosomal subunit protein uL29-like → MAKIKARDLRGKKEELLKQLDDLKVELSQLRVAKVTGGEASKLSKIRVVRKSIAHVLTVINQTQKENLRKFYKGKKYKPLDLWPKKTRAMRRRLNKHEENLKTKKQQRKERLYPLRK, encoded by the coding sequence ATGGCCAAGATCAAGGCTCGAGATCTTCGCGGGAAGAAGGAGGAGCTGCTGAAACAGCTGGACGACCTGAAGGTGGAGCTGTCCCAGCTGCGCGTCGCCAAAGTGACAGGCGGTGAGGCCTCCAAGCTCTCTAAGATCCGAGTCGTCCGCAAATCCATTGCGCATGTTCTCACAGTTATTAACCAGACTCAGAAAGAAAACCTCAGGAAATTCTACAAGGGCAAGAAGTACAAGCCCCTGGACCTGTGGCCTAAGAAGACACGCGCCATGCGCCGCCGGCTCAACAAGCACGAGGAGAACCTGAAGACCAAGAAGCAGCAGCGGAAGGAGCGGCTGTACCCGCTGCGGAAGTAG
- the SMIM29 gene encoding small integral membrane protein 29 isoform X2, producing MSNTTVPNAPQANSDSMVMYVQKKKRVDRLRHHLLPMYSYDPAEELHEAEQELLSDMGDPKVVHGWQSGYQHKRMPLLDVKT from the exons ATGAGTAACACCACTGTGCCCAATGCCCCCCAGGCCAACAGCGACTCCATG GTAATGTATGTACAGAAGAAAAAGCG GGTGGACCGGCTGCGCCATCACCTACTCCCCATGTACAGCTATGACCCAGCTGAGGAACTGCATGAGGCTGAGCAGGAGCTGCTCTCTGACATGGGAGACCCCAAG GTGGTACATGGCTGGCAGAGTGGCTACCAGCACAAGCGGATGCCGCTGCTGGATGTCAAGACGTGA
- the SMIM29 gene encoding small integral membrane protein 29 isoform X1, which yields MSNTTVPNAPQANSDSMVGYVLGPFFLITLVGVVVAVVMYVQKKKRVDRLRHHLLPMYSYDPAEELHEAEQELLSDMGDPKVVHGWQSGYQHKRMPLLDVKT from the exons ATGAGTAACACCACTGTGCCCAATGCCCCCCAGGCCAACAGCGACTCCATGGTGGGCTATGTGTTGGGGCCCTTCTTCCTCATCACCCTGGTCGGGGTGGTGGTGGCTGTG GTAATGTATGTACAGAAGAAAAAGCG GGTGGACCGGCTGCGCCATCACCTACTCCCCATGTACAGCTATGACCCAGCTGAGGAACTGCATGAGGCTGAGCAGGAGCTGCTCTCTGACATGGGAGACCCCAAG GTGGTACATGGCTGGCAGAGTGGCTACCAGCACAAGCGGATGCCGCTGCTGGATGTCAAGACGTGA